The following nucleotide sequence is from Salvia miltiorrhiza cultivar Shanhuang (shh) chromosome 7, IMPLAD_Smil_shh, whole genome shotgun sequence.
ACGGGTTCCCACTTTGATCGATCTTGCAGTTTTTTCAAGATTTTATGCATTTCCGAATAGTTACTTGTGTCTGGAGGGCTCTCAAGCAAGATTTTCAGCTCTGTCTTGCCCCTGGAATTTGGTGTTTGCGtctttattattttgaatgccACCAAGAATGCAACAATCTGAGATCATGTTGGTAACATATATACTTTCATCATTACGAAATtctaaatgaaatatataatctTAGGCTGCgacgttctctttggttgtaaatttattatgagaaaatgagtgataaacaaaatttcactctttaaatcattcctttcttttcccCCATTCCTACCAACATAGAATTTGACCCTTACACATTTGTAGTGAAAAGGAGGAATGAGTAAGAGTCAAATTCTATGTTGGTAGGAACgaggaaaaagaaaggaatgaTTTAAAGAGTggaattttgtttatccttcatttttcatgataaatttacaaccaaagagaacgcacccttagagTTAATTAATATACAGGTTAATCTATACATTCACATTTAGTAAagaaaatactccatccgtccacgaaatgttgTCCTATTGAGTGCAGAAAGGGGTCCATATATGaataaaaaatggaaaaagttaattaagttaATGAGTGGAGAATGGGGCCTATATGTTAGTGCATGTGTAGAGAAAGTGACCCATAAATTATTGCTAAAAATAGATTATGACAACTTTTTATGGATGGACCAAAATGATAAATTAGGAcaacatttcgtggacggatggagtaatatttatatgGATAAAAAACGGTAAAAACTGATGTAATCATATTCAAATTAATGATGAAGACATAAACAAATTACAAAAGATGGAGTTGGTGGTTACCGCAAGTTGATTGGACCTAACAGCCAAATGCAAGAGTGTCTCGCCATCATCATCCTTTGCACGCACAAGCTCTCCCAATTTATCCACCAAAACCATCAATGTGGTAAGCTGACCGTGTTTCACGCACAGGTGAAACACGGTCTGCCCGCGATGCAGTCTCTCCATAGCAGGCAAATGACTCTCTTTAAGCAGCTCCTCCAAGATTTCGACATGCCCATTCATGGCTGCAATATGAATCGGGTTCATATCATGACAATCTCGCCACCAGCACGCCTCCGGGGCTAGTGATAACAACTTTTTCACTATCTCAAGGCTCCCTTCCGCAGCTGCAATGTGAAGAGGTGACAAATTTTTCGAGTCTAAACTCGTAGCTAGCCGTGGATTCATCTTCAATACCTCTTCAACGATGGCCGCTTGGCCATGCATTGCTGCTACGTGTAGAAGATTTCTTGAGTATGCAAATGGGGCTTCGTGAACAAGATATGGATCTTCTTGAAGCAGTGTTTGAAGTGTTGTTAGATCCCCTTCTGATGCTGCATTGTAGAGTTTCTTTTCTACTGTTTCTCCCACCATTCTTCCCCACTAACTATATATTGatggtttcttttttcttttcttttctctctctctctctttagcTAGTTTCTTAGTTTCTTTCTTCATCTTACAAAAATAATGCATGTATATATAGTACATAaacaagctctctctctctctcaagaaaGCCGCCGTGGAAATGTTCAAACAAAGACCTCTGTTAGGACTACGTACTGATCGAAAAGAAGATTCTGCCCAATTTCCTACTTCTCAATTGCAAGATAGGATCCATGGAatctatatatatgaaaaacagGTGGCTTAATTTATTCTACAAAAAAgacaattaaataaaagttgTCTGTATAGTACTGGAGATTAGTACATATGTGGAGAAGAATGGGGATTAACAGATAAGTTGAGATAAATTTGCAACTTGCACGCAGAAAGCCCTTGCAAGCTCATATTGTCTTAATCAAATGTACAAGTTGTTGCATGGCCACAATCCTCGTGACCAGAATAAATAAAAGTACATTTATATCAATGAAATTAATAACGGGAAAAGAAAAGTTAAACGAGACATTTTGGACTTTTTCACAATGGAATCTATTTCAAAAACTAGTTTGAGATTTAATATTGTTGAAGAATAGCCTagacaaataaaaatagtatcatttgaacTAAATTATTAACTTCGTTTGATTCATATCACGGTTGAGTTGGAGAAATtcgaataaaaatacaattaattaatcatatattTGATCAATCTATAcctctatacctattataaaagtgcaatgttttataaaatttgatttgcctattatgtccttcatatatatacttaatttaaggtcaaTATAAAAGTACATATATTAgcttttgtttcattttttgtcTACTTTCTTATACGTActtgcaaatatttattaaaattaattactccctccgtccacaatttaaagccccactttgatgtgggcacggagactaagaaagctaaaaatggtgatgtggatgaaataaaatggtagttgactaaagtgataaagtagttgactaaagtgttaaaggtattgtgtggtgggtccactagtgataaagtgtaataaagtgtaataaatatactccctccgtccacgaaaaagtgccccatttgggtgctgacacgggttttaagaaagctgaaaaaggtggtgtaaaggtggtgtaaaagactaaaagggtagtgttaatttattgtggttactttta
It contains:
- the LOC130995167 gene encoding ankyrin repeat-containing protein At5g02620-like isoform X1, encoding MVGETVEKKLYNAASEGDLTTLQTLLQEDPYLVHEAPFAYSRNLLHVAAMHGQAAIVEEVLKMNPRLATSLDSKNLSPLHIAAAEGSLEIVKKLLSLAPEACWWRDCHDMNPIHIAAMNGHVEILEELLKESHLPAMERLHRGQTVFHLCVKHGQLTTLMVLVDKLGELVRAKDDDGETLLHLAVRSNQLAIVAFLVAFKIIKTQTPNSRGKTELKILLESPPDTSNYSEMHKILKKLQDRSKWEPVKLTDTAMVVVVLIASMAFQVAISPPRQRMTGRQRRTRGRPSHHGIYSSLIVQ
- the LOC130995167 gene encoding ankyrin repeat-containing protein NPR4-like isoform X2; amino-acid sequence: MVGETVEKKLYNAASEGDLTTLQTLLQEDPYLVHEAPFAYSRNLLHVAAMHGQAAIVEEVLKMNPRLATSLDSKNLSPLHIAAAEGSLEIVKKLLSLAPEACWWRDCHDMNPIHIAAMNGHVEILEELLKESHLPAMERLHRGQTVFHLCVKHGQLTTLMVLVDKLGELVRAKDDDGETLLHLAVRSNQLATQTPNSRGKTELKILLESPPDTSNYSEMHKILKKLQDRSKWEPVKLTDTAMVVVVLIASMAFQVAISPPRQRMTGRQRRTRGRPSHHGIYSSLIVQ
- the LOC130995167 gene encoding ankyrin repeat-containing protein NPR4-like isoform X3, with the translated sequence MVGETVEKKLYNAASEGDLTTLQTLLQEDPYLVHEAPFAYSRNLLHVAAMHGQAAIVEEVLKMNPRLATSLDSKNLSPLHIAAAEGSLEIVKKLLSLAPEACWWRDCHDMNPIHIAAMNGHVEILEELLKESHLPAMERLHRGQTVFHLCVKHGQLTTLMVLVDKLGELVRAKDDDGETLLHLAVRSNQLAGQDRAENLA